The Gammaproteobacteria bacterium genome has a segment encoding these proteins:
- a CDS encoding UbiD family decarboxylase, whose translation MAAVSSHAASRNTAGFESVRDFAAELERRGRLLRIAEMDQDRYEATAFAYRLIDRHGIEFAPAFLIERIRIGGRWREGPVLANLYGRWPDEALLFGVENVTDDYQQMYRAVLEALRTRLDTSGRWQRIAPVEVDDPRQAPCKEVVLTGDAIDLEQFAWLQNNPADGGRYINMGAVFIQDPVIGRNVGTYRCQVKGARRMAINPEPGQHGWRILTAMKERGDRVAQVAVAVGPDPMTFCASSTKMAGFLEDELEFAGGLRGAPLPVVKCETSDIRVPACSEFVIEGEVPLTEFEDEGPYGEMYGYLGPVKRNNFFMNIRAITHRRDPWVLNSFTGLTCDMPRAPQVASNFFLYRRLIPSLTGLISPRGANGVVVIAIDKKFPGEGMAAGQCVAANAGLNKVVIVVDRDLNILDPGEILHALAARWQPTASLLIPQTQMMMPDPSRPRWGLSSKIIIDATRQLPAEGGPGSWAPLNRELLAQGAPGAFELVDARWDEYFAGHHAP comes from the coding sequence ATGGCTGCGGTGTCATCGCATGCTGCCTCGCGAAACACGGCTGGATTCGAGTCCGTGCGGGATTTCGCGGCCGAACTGGAGCGGCGCGGGCGATTGCTGCGCATCGCGGAGATGGACCAGGATCGCTACGAGGCAACCGCTTTCGCCTATCGGCTCATCGACCGCCATGGCATCGAGTTCGCCCCGGCATTCCTCATCGAGCGCATCCGCATCGGCGGGCGCTGGCGGGAGGGTCCGGTGCTCGCCAACCTCTATGGCCGCTGGCCGGACGAGGCGCTGCTGTTCGGCGTCGAGAACGTCACTGATGACTATCAGCAGATGTACCGAGCCGTCCTGGAAGCCTTGCGCACGCGGCTCGACACCAGCGGCAGGTGGCAGCGCATCGCCCCGGTCGAAGTAGACGATCCGCGGCAGGCGCCGTGCAAGGAAGTCGTGCTGACCGGCGACGCGATCGATCTCGAGCAGTTTGCCTGGCTGCAGAACAATCCGGCCGACGGCGGCCGCTATATCAACATGGGCGCGGTGTTCATCCAGGATCCGGTAATCGGCCGTAACGTCGGCACCTATCGCTGCCAGGTGAAAGGCGCCCGGCGCATGGCGATCAACCCGGAACCGGGCCAGCACGGCTGGCGCATCCTGACGGCGATGAAGGAGCGCGGCGACCGGGTGGCGCAGGTCGCGGTGGCCGTCGGGCCGGACCCGATGACCTTCTGCGCGAGCAGCACCAAGATGGCCGGATTCCTCGAGGACGAGCTCGAGTTCGCCGGTGGCCTGCGCGGCGCGCCGCTGCCGGTCGTCAAATGCGAGACGAGCGACATACGGGTGCCGGCCTGCTCCGAGTTCGTGATCGAGGGCGAGGTGCCGCTCACCGAGTTCGAGGACGAAGGCCCCTACGGCGAAATGTACGGCTACCTGGGGCCGGTCAAGCGCAACAACTTCTTCATGAATATCCGCGCCATCACCCACCGGCGTGACCCCTGGGTGCTGAACTCCTTCACGGGGCTGACCTGCGACATGCCGCGTGCCCCGCAGGTCGCCTCGAATTTCTTCCTGTATCGCAGACTGATCCCGTCGCTGACGGGGCTCATCTCGCCGCGCGGCGCGAACGGTGTCGTCGTGATCGCCATCGACAAGAAATTTCCGGGCGAGGGCATGGCGGCAGGGCAATGCGTGGCCGCGAACGCCGGGTTGAACAAAGTGGTGATCGTGGTGGACCGGGATCTCAATATCCTCGATCCGGGCGAAATCCTGCATGCGCTGGCTGCGCGCTGGCAGCCGACCGCGAGTCTGCTCATCCCGCAGACGCAGATGATGATGCCCGACCCGAGCCGTCCGCGCTGGGGCCTGTCGAGCAAGATCATCATCGATGCCACGCGCCAGTTGCCGGCCGAGGGTGGGCCCGGGAGCTGGGCGCCGCTCAACCGGGAGCTGCTGGCGCAGGGTGCGCCGGGGGCGTTCGAGCTGGTCGATGCGCGCTGGGACGAGTATTTCGCCGGCCACCACGCACCGTAG
- the aceB gene encoding malate synthase A produces MKSARQPGQLTAAKPAPPVEIDPAPWPGAADVLGEHALGLLGHLHQRFNARRVELLALRRERQAALDAGELPGFLPQTADLRAAEWRVGPLPADLIDRRVEITGPVDRKMMINALNSKARAFMADFEDSCAPAWENIVRGQVNLRDAVERSIRFSDPSTGREYRLNEHTATLIVRPRGWHLPEKHAQVNGEPVSGALFDFAVYLANNHAALRRRGSGPYFYLPKLESHLEARLWNEVFVAAQEWFGMSRGTIKATVLIETILAAFEMDEILYELREHSAGLNCGRWDYIFSFIKKFRNRPEFVLPDRGSVTMERPFLRAYVDLLIRTCHRRGAHAMGGMAAQIPIRGDEQANAAAMAKVQADKAREANAGHDGTWIAHPGLADVALAAFDAVMPGPNQIGRLREEVRVAAGDLLQVPDGPITDEGLRHNIRVGVQYLESWLGGLGCVPLYHLMEDAATAEISRAQLWQWIRHGARSSDGAQITAGRFDRALREELAAIAGQVGAQRFETGHFATAARLFGDMIRKSEFDEFLTLPAYDYLP; encoded by the coding sequence ATGAAAAGCGCTCGCCAACCCGGGCAGTTGACCGCCGCAAAGCCGGCACCGCCCGTCGAGATCGACCCGGCGCCCTGGCCCGGGGCCGCGGATGTCCTCGGCGAGCATGCGCTCGGGTTGCTCGGCCACCTGCACCAGCGCTTCAATGCCAGGCGTGTGGAGCTGCTGGCCCTGCGACGGGAGCGGCAGGCCGCGCTGGACGCCGGCGAACTGCCGGGCTTTCTGCCGCAGACCGCGGACCTGCGGGCCGCGGAGTGGCGCGTCGGGCCGCTCCCGGCCGACCTCATCGACCGCCGGGTGGAGATCACCGGTCCGGTCGATCGCAAGATGATGATCAACGCGCTGAATTCGAAGGCGCGGGCATTCATGGCGGATTTCGAGGACTCCTGCGCTCCGGCCTGGGAGAACATCGTGCGCGGCCAGGTGAATCTGCGCGATGCCGTCGAGCGCAGCATCCGGTTCAGCGACCCCTCGACCGGGCGGGAGTACCGGCTCAACGAGCACACCGCGACACTCATCGTCCGCCCGCGCGGCTGGCACCTTCCCGAGAAGCACGCGCAGGTGAACGGCGAACCGGTTTCCGGCGCCCTGTTCGATTTCGCGGTCTACCTCGCCAACAATCACGCGGCGCTTCGCCGTCGCGGCAGCGGCCCGTACTTCTACCTGCCGAAGCTCGAGAGCCACCTCGAGGCGCGCCTCTGGAACGAGGTCTTCGTCGCCGCCCAGGAGTGGTTCGGCATGAGCCGCGGCACGATCAAGGCAACGGTCCTGATTGAGACCATTCTCGCCGCATTCGAGATGGATGAGATTCTCTACGAGCTGCGCGAGCACTCGGCCGGGCTCAATTGCGGGCGCTGGGACTACATCTTCAGCTTCATCAAGAAATTCCGGAACCGGCCGGAGTTCGTGCTGCCCGATCGCGGCAGCGTGACGATGGAGCGCCCGTTCCTGCGCGCCTACGTGGACCTGCTGATCCGCACCTGCCACCGCCGCGGTGCGCATGCCATGGGCGGGATGGCGGCGCAGATCCCGATTCGGGGTGACGAGCAGGCCAATGCGGCGGCGATGGCCAAGGTGCAGGCCGACAAGGCCCGCGAAGCCAATGCCGGACATGACGGCACCTGGATCGCACACCCTGGTCTGGCTGACGTCGCGCTCGCGGCATTCGATGCAGTGATGCCTGGCCCGAACCAGATCGGGCGGCTGCGCGAGGAGGTGCGGGTTGCGGCTGGTGACCTCCTGCAGGTGCCCGACGGACCGATTACCGACGAAGGCTTGCGTCACAACATCCGCGTTGGGGTGCAATACCTCGAATCCTGGCTCGGCGGGCTCGGCTGCGTGCCGCTTTACCATCTCATGGAAGACGCAGCGACTGCGGAGATCTCGCGTGCCCAGCTCTGGCAATGGATTCGCCACGGCGCGCGCAGCAGTGACGGCGCGCAGATCACGGCGGGACGCTTCGATCGTGCGCTTCGCGAGGAACTCGCTGCAATCGCCGGACAGGTCGGTGCGCAGCGCTTCGAGACGGGTCACTTCGCGACGGCCGCCCGGCTGTTCGGCGACATGATCCGCAAGAGTGAGTTCGACGAGTTCCTGACCCTGCCTGCCTACGACTACCTGCCCTGA
- the aceK gene encoding bifunctional isocitrate dehydrogenase kinase/phosphatase, which translates to MDGSAQIPALSRDAAGAIFAAFEDYNREFRAITQRARRRFEEREWKLGARDAVERIELYDRRVEKCVAALVGRMGRHIAEEATWSAIRTGYGGLIAECPDREFYKTFFNSLTRKIFGTVGVNPAVEFIALDLEPTLDTGTVPSRSYDAAAGLVAAIERMLGELPWSRLFGDLRGAAETVRGEITGFAAARGLGGDVQRIEVLEPVFYRATRAFLVGRMTGADWTLPLIIALKHEDAGLSVDAVMMSEYEVRPLFGFSRSYFHADLGSVGAAVRFLRTIMPGKSTDELYTVLGRAKQGKTERYRALFRHLQHSSDLFMHAEGERGMVMIVFALASLDIVFKVIRDRFAFPKTATREEVMDKYRFVFRHDRVGRLVDAQEYRRLRFPKARFAPDLLEELLSEAALGCRVEGDDLIMEHCYMERRMKPLNVYLQQADAASARRAIRDYGQAIRELALSNVFPGDLLLKNFGVSRHGRVIFYDYDELCLVTECSFRDLPAPRDDEDEWRAEPWFYVAPNDVFPAQWLEFLGIRGELRQEFLAHHAELLSADYWRRLRAMHEAEQHMEIVPYTARRAVAAAAI; encoded by the coding sequence ATGGACGGCAGCGCGCAGATTCCGGCACTGTCCCGCGATGCTGCGGGGGCGATCTTCGCAGCCTTCGAGGATTACAACCGGGAGTTTCGCGCGATTACGCAGCGGGCGCGGCGCCGCTTCGAGGAGCGGGAATGGAAGCTCGGCGCCCGCGATGCCGTGGAGCGCATCGAGCTCTACGATCGTCGCGTCGAGAAGTGCGTGGCGGCGCTCGTCGGCCGCATGGGCCGTCACATCGCCGAGGAGGCCACCTGGAGCGCGATTCGCACCGGTTATGGCGGGCTGATCGCCGAGTGCCCGGACCGCGAGTTCTACAAGACCTTCTTCAACTCACTCACCCGGAAGATCTTCGGTACGGTCGGCGTCAACCCGGCCGTGGAGTTTATCGCGCTCGACCTGGAGCCGACGCTCGATACCGGCACGGTGCCGTCGCGCAGTTACGATGCTGCGGCCGGTCTCGTGGCGGCGATCGAGCGCATGCTGGGTGAGCTTCCGTGGAGCCGCTTGTTCGGCGACCTGCGGGGCGCGGCCGAGACGGTGCGCGGGGAGATCACCGGCTTCGCGGCCGCCCGCGGCCTCGGTGGCGACGTGCAGCGCATCGAGGTGCTTGAACCGGTTTTCTACCGCGCGACCCGCGCGTTTCTGGTCGGACGCATGACCGGCGCCGACTGGACGCTGCCGCTGATCATCGCGCTGAAGCACGAGGACGCCGGCCTGAGCGTGGACGCGGTGATGATGTCCGAGTACGAGGTGCGGCCCCTGTTTGGCTTCTCCCGGTCGTACTTCCACGCGGATCTCGGGTCCGTCGGCGCAGCGGTGCGCTTCCTGCGCACCATCATGCCCGGCAAATCGACCGATGAGCTCTACACCGTGCTCGGACGCGCGAAGCAGGGCAAAACCGAGCGATACCGCGCCCTGTTCCGTCATCTGCAGCACTCGAGCGACCTGTTCATGCATGCGGAAGGCGAGCGCGGCATGGTGATGATCGTATTTGCGCTGGCCTCGCTCGATATCGTCTTCAAGGTGATCCGCGACCGCTTCGCGTTCCCGAAGACAGCCACGCGCGAGGAGGTAATGGACAAGTACCGCTTCGTGTTCCGGCACGACCGCGTCGGGCGGCTGGTGGACGCGCAGGAGTACCGCAGGCTGCGTTTTCCAAAGGCGCGTTTCGCGCCGGACCTCCTGGAGGAACTCCTGTCCGAGGCGGCGCTTGGCTGCCGCGTGGAAGGCGACGACCTGATCATGGAGCACTGCTACATGGAGCGGCGGATGAAGCCGCTGAATGTCTACCTGCAGCAGGCGGATGCCGCGTCGGCGCGTCGCGCCATCCGTGACTACGGCCAGGCGATTCGCGAGCTCGCGCTTTCCAATGTGTTTCCCGGCGACCTGTTGCTGAAGAACTTCGGCGTGTCACGGCACGGGCGGGTGATCTTCTACGACTACGACGAACTGTGCCTCGTGACCGAGTGCAGCTTCCGTGATCTGCCGGCGCCCCGTGACGACGAGGACGAATGGCGCGCCGAGCCCTGGTTCTACGTTGCGCCGAACGACGTGTTCCCGGCGCAGTGGCTCGAGTTCCTCGGCATCCGGGGCGAGTTGCGCCAGGAGTTCCTGGCTCACCACGCCGAGCTGCTGAGCGCCGATTACTGGCGGCGACTGCGTGCCATGCACGAAGCCGAGCAACACATGGAGATCGTGCCGTATACCGCGCGGCGGGCGGTTGCAGCGGCTGCAATCTAG
- a CDS encoding alpha/beta hydrolase — MRALRRTVFILLSLLALAWAALVVYAYWPGEPELPARSLATPEDRFVDVDGMQLRYRVFGPEGPDRPTVLLVHGFANSLQTFRLLAPLLADHFHVITLDAPGFGLSSKPEGRDYSNASQAHAIMAFADALGLTRYVIGGHSMGGTLAVYVAAEDPRVSGVVLMNPGIITTGVPPITQYMVFPLPRVMAKMFGTRGFRERFLRQSFLDQDIITPQVMADMMLGPRSEGYLAGTTAMMGQYNTGDEPATAGRVKAPTLIVWGAQDKSKQPDELEQLQRLIPGARVARIEGSGHYVQEEQPRAVAEAMIAMAPQWR; from the coding sequence ATGCGCGCCTTGCGCCGGACCGTCTTCATCCTGCTGAGCCTGCTGGCGCTGGCCTGGGCCGCGCTGGTCGTCTACGCCTACTGGCCGGGCGAACCGGAATTGCCGGCACGCTCGCTGGCCACGCCGGAAGACCGCTTCGTCGATGTCGACGGCATGCAGCTGCGCTACCGGGTTTTCGGACCTGAGGGTCCCGACCGGCCGACGGTATTGCTGGTGCACGGCTTCGCGAACTCGCTGCAAACCTTCAGGCTGCTCGCTCCGCTGCTCGCCGACCACTTCCATGTCATCACCCTCGACGCGCCGGGCTTTGGCCTGTCCTCCAAGCCCGAAGGGCGCGACTACAGCAACGCCTCCCAGGCGCACGCCATCATGGCGTTTGCCGATGCGCTCGGCCTCACGCGCTATGTCATCGGCGGGCACTCGATGGGCGGCACGCTGGCCGTCTATGTCGCCGCCGAAGATCCGCGCGTGAGCGGCGTCGTGCTCATGAACCCGGGAATCATCACGACCGGCGTGCCCCCGATCACGCAATACATGGTGTTTCCGCTGCCGAGGGTCATGGCGAAGATGTTCGGCACACGCGGGTTCCGCGAGCGCTTCCTGCGCCAGTCCTTCCTCGACCAGGACATCATCACCCCACAGGTGATGGCCGACATGATGCTCGGCCCCCGCAGCGAGGGCTATCTCGCCGGCACCACGGCGATGATGGGCCAGTACAACACCGGCGACGAACCCGCCACCGCGGGCCGGGTGAAGGCGCCGACCTTGATCGTCTGGGGCGCGCAGGACAAGAGCAAGCAGCCCGACGAGCTCGAGCAGCTGCAGCGGCTCATTCCCGGCGCGCGGGTGGCACGCATCGAGGGTTCCGGGCACTACGTGCAGGAAGAACAGCCGCGCGCCGTAGCCGAGGCGATGATCGCCATGGCGCCACAGTGGCGTTAG
- a CDS encoding DUF3612 domain-containing protein yields the protein MSGLLRKGHFLGAKIRGLRKRNGLTLQDVSSRCIQLNAGLAPSVSYLSMIETGQRIPSADLLALLATVFQKDPRWFLDGNPEVDIALRATGGGATRVPLEPGFLFSRELLEAAIPELLSQTGTTGRQFAHLLIRSYQEKAQNDFPDLERSAEEVGERRFPLSVDDLLRLCRRHGLEIHWFDKKPVLARDNERKVRSMVRSFFESPARVYVNRGLQKDTARLKFDLASHIAHKILHGGDGLKSAHATGGEMGGSPDEGHHSSGGMDTQDVLYAWRDFECSFFAGALLCPRQPFRRFLMRESYRVEAGAKLELTPSVIMRRMTAVSPYRHWHFFDAYPPGFLRAVYRGNGIPLPWGNMTMVTDPCPQWAVFRMLDLHRSTGPASQISVLQDGTRSLLYCCHSLRTRDMAGNPHVLSVGVDLAPALVSQGIDADAVIATIADACQRRAGQASVPAPAAKALKAIGKVLNIAWISEALASAASVICPRSTACPRTSRCEARKTAARATDISEVRQEILERESRSSS from the coding sequence ATGTCCGGTCTGCTCCGCAAGGGTCATTTTCTCGGCGCGAAGATCCGTGGCTTGCGCAAGCGCAACGGACTGACGTTGCAGGACGTGTCGTCGCGCTGCATTCAGTTAAACGCCGGGCTGGCGCCTTCGGTCTCCTACCTCAGCATGATCGAAACCGGCCAGCGCATCCCGTCGGCGGACCTGCTGGCACTGCTGGCTACAGTGTTCCAGAAGGACCCCCGATGGTTCCTTGACGGGAATCCCGAAGTCGATATCGCGCTGCGCGCCACCGGTGGAGGCGCAACGCGCGTGCCGCTCGAGCCCGGGTTCCTGTTTTCGCGCGAACTGCTCGAAGCCGCCATCCCGGAACTGCTGTCGCAAACCGGGACGACGGGACGGCAGTTCGCGCACCTGCTGATCCGCTCCTACCAGGAAAAGGCGCAGAACGACTTCCCGGACCTCGAGCGCTCGGCCGAGGAGGTCGGCGAAAGGCGCTTTCCGCTGTCGGTGGACGACCTGCTGCGGCTGTGCCGGCGTCACGGTCTCGAGATCCACTGGTTTGACAAAAAACCGGTCCTCGCGCGGGACAACGAACGCAAAGTGCGCAGCATGGTGCGCTCCTTCTTCGAGTCGCCGGCCAGGGTGTATGTCAACCGGGGTCTGCAGAAAGACACGGCGCGGCTGAAGTTCGACCTCGCCTCCCACATCGCCCACAAGATCCTGCACGGCGGCGACGGACTGAAATCGGCGCACGCGACCGGCGGCGAGATGGGTGGCAGCCCCGACGAGGGCCACCACAGCAGCGGCGGCATGGACACGCAGGACGTGCTCTACGCCTGGCGCGATTTCGAGTGCAGCTTTTTCGCGGGCGCCCTGCTCTGCCCCAGGCAGCCGTTCCGGCGGTTCCTCATGCGAGAAAGTTACCGGGTCGAGGCCGGAGCGAAGCTCGAACTGACCCCGTCGGTGATCATGCGGCGCATGACCGCCGTGTCACCCTATCGGCACTGGCATTTCTTCGACGCCTACCCGCCCGGCTTCCTGCGCGCCGTCTATCGCGGCAACGGCATACCGCTCCCCTGGGGTAACATGACGATGGTGACCGACCCCTGCCCGCAGTGGGCGGTGTTCCGTATGCTCGATCTGCACCGGAGCACGGGCCCGGCCTCGCAGATCTCCGTCCTGCAGGATGGCACGCGCTCGCTGCTGTATTGCTGCCACTCGCTGCGTACGCGCGACATGGCCGGGAACCCCCATGTGCTCTCCGTCGGCGTGGACCTGGCGCCCGCGCTCGTCTCGCAGGGCATCGACGCCGATGCGGTAATCGCGACCATCGCAGACGCCTGCCAGCGTCGCGCGGGACAGGCCAGCGTACCGGCACCGGCCGCAAAGGCGCTGAAGGCCATCGGCAAGGTGCTCAACATCGCCTGGATCAGTGAAGCGCTCGCCTCAGCCGCGAGCGTGATCTGTCCGCGCAGCACCGCCTGTCCGCGGACATCGCGATGCGAGGCACGCAAGACCGCAGCCCGTGCCACCGACATCAGCGAAGTACGCCAGGAAATACTCGAGCGCGAGTCGCGCAGCAGCAGCTGA
- a CDS encoding MFS transporter, with protein sequence MAPFRSEGARVSRDRLILLSGLVTYGMGQSLLFVIFTPLARELGLAEWQLGLVIAASNIALAGSAPRWGRASDRLGRRPVYLIGLGGYALGYAALALGVQAGLSGWITAGPLFALLLALRFAYGLVVGGINPAATAYIADTTDETSRSQGMALLAMSGGLGTIIGPAFGGALAVVSAVFPMYAAAGLAVLAGLWAFTSLPEPARHAQAGPAARLGVLDPRVLPYLAGWVVVFGVFTGVQTITAYFIADRFAIADLHAQQRTMMIALLVMAFCTLLVQAVVLQRWRARPGAMLRLGFGVMTAALLLIAFGPGVGSLYAGYAAFGISFGFAAPGLNAAGSLSVRADEQGAVAGLLSAAPTVGMIFGPLLCGAVYRAAPALPMIGGAGLTLLLLIWLSLVRVPDGRPEQGHA encoded by the coding sequence ATGGCGCCCTTTCGCTCCGAGGGTGCGCGGGTGTCGCGTGACCGGCTGATCCTTTTGTCCGGACTCGTCACGTACGGGATGGGTCAGTCGCTGCTGTTCGTCATCTTCACGCCGCTCGCCCGGGAACTGGGGCTGGCGGAGTGGCAGCTCGGCCTGGTCATCGCCGCGTCGAACATTGCGCTCGCCGGCTCGGCGCCACGCTGGGGGCGCGCGAGCGACAGGCTCGGTCGCCGGCCGGTGTACCTGATCGGACTCGGCGGCTACGCGCTCGGGTATGCGGCACTGGCGCTGGGGGTGCAGGCGGGGCTTTCGGGCTGGATCACCGCCGGCCCCCTGTTCGCGCTGCTGCTGGCGTTGCGCTTCGCCTATGGGCTGGTGGTCGGCGGCATCAATCCCGCGGCCACGGCGTACATCGCCGACACCACCGACGAGACGTCACGTTCGCAGGGTATGGCGCTGCTCGCGATGTCGGGCGGCCTCGGCACCATCATCGGTCCGGCCTTCGGCGGCGCGCTCGCGGTCGTGAGCGCGGTGTTCCCGATGTACGCGGCCGCCGGGCTTGCGGTGCTGGCCGGGCTGTGGGCGTTCACGAGCCTTCCCGAACCGGCGCGCCATGCACAGGCAGGCCCAGCAGCCCGGCTTGGAGTCCTCGATCCGCGGGTGCTGCCATACCTCGCCGGCTGGGTCGTGGTGTTCGGCGTGTTTACCGGCGTGCAGACGATTACGGCCTATTTCATCGCCGACCGATTTGCGATCGCGGACCTCCATGCGCAGCAGCGCACCATGATGATCGCGCTGCTGGTGATGGCGTTCTGCACGCTGCTGGTCCAGGCGGTGGTGCTGCAACGCTGGCGTGCGCGCCCGGGCGCCATGCTGCGCCTCGGTTTTGGCGTCATGACCGCGGCACTGCTGCTCATCGCCTTCGGGCCTGGTGTCGGGTCGCTCTATGCCGGTTATGCGGCTTTCGGTATCAGCTTCGGATTTGCAGCGCCGGGGCTGAACGCCGCCGGCAGTCTCAGCGTGCGCGCCGACGAGCAGGGCGCGGTCGCCGGGTTGCTGTCCGCTGCGCCGACCGTGGGCATGATCTTCGGACCGTTGCTGTGCGGGGCCGTCTATCGGGCCGCGCCTGCGCTGCCGATGATCGGTGGCGCCGGGCTGACGCTGCTGTTGCTGATCTGGCTGTCGCTGGTGCGAGTGCCGGACGGTCGCCCGGAACAGGGGCACGCGTAG
- a CDS encoding cytochrome c: MRAAAFLAVLLAVVGAPAAQAGPYADYSGRELYTRFCASCHGKAGFGDGPVAPSLQVLVPDLTRIYRRSGATFPEERVRRVIDGRHAMPAHGSRYMPVWGHEFWTEQGASTAADAEAKRLVDRLVEYLRSIQQ; encoded by the coding sequence ATGCGCGCGGCGGCATTTCTTGCGGTTCTCCTGGCGGTGGTCGGCGCTCCTGCGGCGCAGGCCGGGCCGTATGCGGATTACTCCGGGCGTGAGCTCTACACGCGGTTTTGCGCCAGTTGTCACGGCAAGGCGGGTTTCGGCGATGGCCCGGTGGCGCCCTCGCTGCAGGTGCTGGTGCCGGACCTCACGCGCATTTACCGGCGTAGCGGCGCGACGTTCCCCGAGGAGCGCGTGCGCCGGGTGATCGACGGCCGCCATGCCATGCCGGCACACGGCAGTCGCTACATGCCGGTGTGGGGCCACGAATTCTGGACCGAGCAAGGCGCCAGCACTGCAGCCGACGCCGAGGCGAAGCGTCTCGTCGACCGGCTCGTGGAGTACCTGCGCTCGATCCAACAATAA
- the aceA gene encoding isocitrate lyase, with translation MNKQMQSDAEQLRREWADSPRWAGISRAYEAEEVVRLRGSVRIEHTLARMGAEKFWRLLHTESVVTGLGAVTGNQAVEEIQAGLKAIYCSGWQVAGDGNSAGEMYPDQSLYPVDSVPKMVERINNAFMRTDQIHHMNGDERIDWFAPIIADAEAGFGGNLNAFELTKSLIRAGAAAVHFEDQLSSAKKCGHLGGKVLVPTQDAINKLVAARFAADVMGVPTVLIARTDADAANLLQSDYDSRDAKFMTGGRTGDGFFETRAGIDQAIDRGLSYAPYADLIWCETSKPDLAQAEKFARGIHERFPGKLLAYNCSPSFNWKANLSPERLRDFREKLAAMGYRFQFITLAGWHALNLSMFELARAYRQDGMFAYSEMQQREFANEAHGFRATKHQAFVGTGYFDAVQTAISGGATSTTAMAGSTETAQFRSGTGK, from the coding sequence ATGAACAAGCAGATGCAATCCGACGCCGAACAACTCCGCCGCGAATGGGCCGACAGCCCGCGCTGGGCGGGCATCAGCCGGGCCTACGAGGCAGAGGAGGTGGTGAGGCTGCGTGGCTCGGTGCGCATCGAGCATACGCTCGCGCGCATGGGCGCCGAGAAATTCTGGCGGCTCCTGCACACCGAGAGCGTCGTCACCGGGCTCGGCGCCGTAACCGGCAACCAGGCGGTCGAAGAGATACAGGCGGGGCTCAAGGCGATCTACTGCTCAGGGTGGCAGGTGGCCGGAGACGGTAACAGCGCCGGCGAGATGTACCCCGACCAGAGCCTGTATCCGGTGGATTCCGTCCCGAAGATGGTCGAGCGCATCAACAACGCCTTCATGCGCACCGACCAGATTCACCACATGAACGGCGACGAGCGCATCGACTGGTTCGCTCCGATCATTGCCGACGCAGAGGCCGGTTTCGGTGGCAACCTGAACGCCTTCGAGCTGACCAAGTCGCTGATCCGTGCCGGCGCCGCTGCGGTGCACTTCGAAGACCAGCTTTCCTCGGCAAAGAAGTGCGGCCACCTCGGCGGCAAGGTGCTGGTGCCGACACAGGACGCGATCAACAAGCTCGTGGCCGCGCGTTTTGCGGCCGACGTCATGGGAGTGCCTACCGTCCTGATCGCGCGCACGGACGCCGATGCGGCCAACCTGCTGCAGTCCGATTACGATTCGCGGGACGCGAAGTTCATGACGGGAGGGCGCACGGGTGATGGCTTCTTCGAGACCCGCGCTGGAATAGACCAGGCAATCGACCGGGGCCTTTCCTACGCCCCCTATGCAGATCTGATCTGGTGCGAGACTTCGAAGCCGGATCTGGCACAGGCAGAAAAATTCGCGCGGGGCATCCACGAGCGGTTTCCCGGCAAATTGCTGGCCTACAACTGCTCGCCGTCGTTCAACTGGAAGGCCAACCTGTCGCCGGAGCGTTTGCGGGATTTCCGCGAGAAGCTCGCGGCCATGGGGTATCGCTTCCAGTTCATCACGCTCGCCGGGTGGCACGCACTGAACCTGTCCATGTTCGAGCTCGCGCGTGCCTACCGCCAGGACGGGATGTTCGCGTACTCGGAGATGCAGCAGCGCGAGTTCGCCAACGAGGCGCATGGGTTCCGCGCGACCAAGCACCAGGCGTTCGTCGGTACCGGCTATTTCGACGCGGTGCAGACGGCGATCTCGGGTGGTGCGACCTCGACCACCGCGATGGCGGGCAGCACCGAGACCGCACAGTTCCGGAGCGGTACGGGAAAATGA